One genomic window of Pseudohongiella acticola includes the following:
- a CDS encoding histidine phosphatase family protein, with the protein MSQLYLVRHGQASFGAANYDQLSPLGYQQAQWLGEHFRALNIQFDRVVTGSLSRQQQTAQAILDGNAQSLPLNVDEGFNEFDFHGLARIYCRFSEIPVPGTANGGREFFQMLRKAMIAWSRGELHAVDSEPGDLALETWDQFHDRVHDALQQLIAREQDETVLAVSSGGAMAMVLSQVLHCGVDTLINLNMQTRNTGVHHLFYNQRGFQLAGFNALAHLQQPGRMDALSYT; encoded by the coding sequence ATGAGTCAGCTTTATCTGGTGCGTCACGGACAGGCTTCCTTCGGCGCCGCCAATTATGATCAGCTGTCACCACTGGGCTACCAGCAGGCTCAGTGGCTGGGCGAACATTTCCGGGCTCTGAATATTCAATTCGACCGGGTTGTCACCGGCAGTCTTTCACGACAGCAGCAAACGGCGCAGGCCATACTTGACGGCAATGCTCAGTCTCTGCCCCTGAACGTGGACGAGGGTTTTAACGAATTTGATTTTCATGGTCTGGCCAGAATTTATTGCCGGTTCAGTGAAATTCCTGTGCCGGGCACGGCCAACGGCGGACGCGAATTTTTTCAGATGCTGCGTAAAGCCATGATTGCCTGGTCACGCGGCGAATTGCATGCAGTTGACAGTGAACCCGGCGACCTGGCTCTGGAAACCTGGGACCAGTTTCACGACCGCGTCCATGACGCCCTGCAACAACTGATCGCGCGCGAACAGGACGAAACCGTGCTTGCCGTCAGTTCCGGCGGCGCCATGGCCATGGTGCTGAGCCAGGTACTGCATTGCGGCGTAGACACATTGATCAACCTCAACATGCAAACCCGCAATACCGGCGTTCATCATCTGTTCTACAATCAACGCGGGTTTCAGCTGGCAGGTTTTAATGCACTGGCACACCTGCAACAACCGGGACGTATGGATGCGCTAAGCTACACTTGA
- a CDS encoding phosphotransferase family protein, translated as MSAETSNNNQSSLTPAQHSALHQWLQQTLPDYTGHFDLEKFAAGQSNPSFLLNTGTHKYVLRRKPAGELLASAHAVDREFRLISALQHTDVAVPTAVALCEDDNVIGSMFYLMSYEDGDILWDPSLPTTPVAQRYDYYRALVESLARLHRVDYHALGLDDFGRPGNYYERQLSRWSKQYQASATSELPQMDALIQWLQQHLPEDDGQCSIIHGDYRLDNVIFYRGEAKIRAVLDWELATLGHPMADLAYYCMALRLPRSGEMQGLHGEDLTALNIPDENAIISHYCDVRGIDKPAHWTFYLAFSFFRLAAILQGVYKRGLDGNASSDKALRMGRLVAPLAAQGLKTTLED; from the coding sequence ATGTCAGCAGAAACCTCAAACAACAATCAGTCCTCCCTCACGCCGGCGCAGCATTCGGCATTGCACCAGTGGCTGCAACAAACGCTGCCAGACTACACCGGGCATTTTGATCTGGAAAAATTCGCTGCAGGTCAATCCAACCCCAGCTTTCTGCTCAACACCGGCACTCACAAATATGTGTTGAGACGAAAACCCGCAGGTGAATTGCTGGCATCAGCACATGCAGTAGACAGGGAGTTCCGACTGATCAGCGCCCTGCAGCACACCGATGTGGCAGTGCCGACAGCGGTCGCATTGTGCGAAGACGACAATGTCATCGGCAGCATGTTCTACCTGATGAGTTATGAGGACGGCGATATCCTGTGGGACCCCAGTCTGCCAACAACGCCAGTTGCCCAACGCTACGATTATTATCGTGCGCTGGTGGAGTCGCTGGCCCGACTGCACCGGGTCGATTATCACGCGCTGGGCCTGGACGATTTCGGACGCCCGGGGAATTATTACGAGCGTCAATTGTCACGTTGGAGCAAACAATACCAGGCGTCGGCAACATCGGAGTTGCCACAAATGGATGCCCTGATTCAATGGCTGCAGCAGCATCTGCCCGAGGATGACGGCCAATGCAGCATCATTCATGGTGACTACCGGCTGGACAACGTTATTTTTTATCGTGGTGAGGCAAAAATTCGCGCCGTACTGGACTGGGAGCTGGCTACGCTGGGGCACCCCATGGCCGATCTGGCTTACTATTGCATGGCACTGCGATTGCCGCGCAGTGGTGAAATGCAGGGATTACATGGGGAAGACCTGACAGCGCTGAACATTCCCGACGAAAATGCCATTATTTCGCACTATTGCGACGTACGCGGCATCGATAAACCGGCCCACTGGACGTTCTACCTGGCGTTCAGCTTTTTCCGGCTGGCAGCGATTCTGCAGGGTGTCTACAAGCGCGGACTTGATGGCAATGCGTCCAGCGACAAGGCACTTCGCATGGGCCGTCTGGTAGCTCCTCTGGCGGCACAAGGCCTGAAAACAACACTGGAAGACTAG
- a CDS encoding DUF4212 domain-containing protein codes for MRDEHARAYWKANVRILTILMSVWFFISFVCGILLADFLDNFRFAGFKLGFWIAQQGSIYVFVILILVYLVWMDRLDARYTRDKNKSGQTTDTQEDQA; via the coding sequence ATGCGCGACGAACATGCACGAGCGTACTGGAAAGCCAACGTCCGGATTTTAACCATCCTGATGAGCGTCTGGTTTTTTATCTCATTTGTCTGCGGCATCCTGCTCGCCGACTTTCTCGACAACTTCCGCTTTGCCGGTTTCAAACTTGGCTTCTGGATCGCACAGCAAGGCTCCATATACGTCTTTGTTATCCTGATTCTTGTTTACCTGGTGTGGATGGACCGACTTGATGCGCGATACACGCGTGACAAAAACAAATCCGGTCAGACGACTGACACTCAGGAGGATCAGGCATGA